From a single Capsicum annuum cultivar UCD-10X-F1 chromosome 12, UCD10Xv1.1, whole genome shotgun sequence genomic region:
- the LOC107850319 gene encoding ubiquitin carboxyl-terminal hydrolase 3: MGAAGSKLEKALGDQFPEGERYFGLENFGNTCYCNSVLQALYFCVPFREQLLDYYSNNKNLADADENLLTCLADLFMQISSQKKKTGVIAPKRFVQRLKKQNEIFRSYMHQDAHEFLNYLLNELVDILEKEASATKSDQETSSPTEKIANGPTSVHANGVKKEPLVTWVHKNFQGILTNETKCLRCETVTARDETFLDLSLDIEQNSSITSCLKNFSSTETLNAEDKFFCDKCCSLQEAQKRMKIKKPPHILVIHLKRFKYIEQLGRYKKLSYRVVFPLELKLSNTVEDADAEYSLFAVVVHVGSGPNHGHYVSLVKSHNHWLLFDDENVEMIDESAVQTFFGSAQEYSSNTDHGYILFYERVSNGSTS; encoded by the exons ATGGGTGCAGCTGGTTCGAAACTCGAGAAAGCTTTAGGTGACCAGTTTCCTGAAGGAGAACGTTACTTTGGCCTTGAGAATTTCGGCAATACTTGCTATTGTAACAGCGTTCTTCag GCTCTATATTTCTGTGTTCCATTTCGAGAACAGCTACTGGATTATTATTCAAATAACAAAAATCTTGCTGACGCAGATGAAAATCTCTTGACATGCCTTGCTGACCTGTTTATGCAG ATAAGCTCACAAAAGAAGAAAACTGGTGTCATTGCTCCCAAGCGCTTTGTACAGAGATTGAAGAAGCAGAATGAGATTTTCCGCAGTTATATGCATCAG GATGCACACGAATTTTTGAACTATTTGCTGAATGAACTGGTTGACATACTGGAGAAAGAAGCCAGTGCTACTAAAAGTGATCAAGAAACTTCGTCCCCAACAGAAAAGATTGCGAATGGGCCAACCAGTGTTCATGCTAATGGTGTTAAAAAGGAGCCTCTGGTTACATGGGTGCACAAAAATTTCCAG GGTATACTCACAAATGAAACGAAGTGCTTGCGTTGTGAGACTGTAACTGCAAGAGATGAGACATTTCTTGATTTGAGCCTTGACATTGAACAAAACAGTTCAATTACTAGCTGCCTGAAGAACTTTAGTTCTACAGAGACTTTGAATGCAGAGGATAAATTCTTCTGCGACAAGTGTTGCAG CTTGCAGGAAGCTCAGAAGAGGATGAAGATTAAAAAGCCCCCTCACATCCTAGTTATCCATTTGAAACGGTTCAAATACATCGAACAGCTTGGCCGGTATAAGAAGCTTTCGTACCGTGTTGTCTTCCCACTTGAGCTGAAGCTGAGCAATACAGTTGAGGACGCAGACGCTGAGTACTCCTTATTCGCTGTGGTAGTCCATGTTGGGAGTGGACCAAACCACGGACACTACGTTAGCCTTGTGAAGAGTCACAACCACTGGTTGCTCTTTGATGATGAGAATGTTGAGATGATTGATGAGTCGGCCGTTCAAACATTCTTTGGGTCAGCTCAAGAGTATTCCAGCAATACAGATCACGGGTACATCTTATTTTACGAGAGAGTCTCCAATGGAAGCACTAGTTAG